From one Plasmodium knowlesi strain H genome assembly, chromosome: 11 genomic stretch:
- a CDS encoding palmitoyltransferase DHHC2, putative, whose product MQPLQGQTEKKKRASIFIFIVFFVQAFIYVGYTGIVLRSWFIPYRSGSLTIAALFHVFFFLFLLSFIKCASTDPGKVPRNWGFYIGDDVKRRRYCKICNVWKPDRTHHCSACNRCVLNMDHHCPWINNCVGFFNRRFFIQLLFYGLICLFIVAVQTFHYIFIDNANAYIEDGFHDKSSFVALEYTYASIVLFLTFVLIFALVPFTKFHLKLISKNSTTIENMDIYNQDYNMYNVGCEDNAKQVFGNNILCWMCPFHCISNRPAGDGVRWRVSVAHENII is encoded by the exons ATGCAGCCTTTGCAAGGACaaacagaaaagaagaaacgtGCTTccatattcatatttatcGTCTTCTTCGTACAAG CCTTCATATACGTAGGGTACACGGGAATCGTCCTGAGGTCTTGGTTCATCCCGTACAGGAGTGGCTCCTTAACAATAGCCGCCTTGTTCcacgtctttttttttctgtttttgctAAGTTttataaaa TGCGCCTCGACGGATCCCGGGAAAGTGCCGCGCAACTGGGGTTTCTACATTGGAGACGACGTGAAGAGAAGGCGGTACTGCAAAATCTGTAACGTATGGAAACCCGATCGCACACACCACTGCTCAGCGTGTAACAGATGTGTACTGAACATGGATCACCACTGTCCATGGATAAACAACTGTGTCGGTTTTTTCAATCGAAGATTTTTTATACAGCTTTTATTTTATGGCTTAATTTGTCTGTTCATAGTAGCAGTCCAGACATTCCACTACATTTTCATTGACAATGCAAACGCATATATAGAGGATGGTTTCCACGACAAGTCTTCTTTTGTGGCTCTGGAGTACACGTATGCTTctattgttttatttttaacgttCGTTTTAATATTTGCTTTAGTTCCGTTTACCAAGTTCCACTTGAAATTGATTTCCAAAAATTCCACTACTATCGAAAACATGGATATATACAACCAGGACTATAACATGTACAACGTGGGATGCGAGGACAACGCGAAGCAG GTGTTCGGGAACAACATATTGTGCTGGATGTGTCCATTTCACTGCATTTCGAATCGACCCGCAGGGGACGGGGTTCGTTGGAGAGTGAGCGTAGCACATGAGAATATTATCTGA